Proteins co-encoded in one Bacteroidia bacterium genomic window:
- the panB gene encoding 3-methyl-2-oxobutanoate hydroxymethyltransferase: protein MSVHTNIKKVTTHTLLEMKRRGEKISMLTAYDFSMARIIDAAGMDVILVGDSASNVMAGHETTLPITLDQMIYHASSVIRAVERALVVVDLPFGSYQGNSKEALNSAIRIMKESGAHAVKLEGGFEIKESIERILTAGIPVMGHLGLTPQSIYKFGTYTVRAKEEMEAKRLIEDAHKLQDYGCFAIVLEKIPATLATQVSQELTIPTIGIGAGNGTDGQVLVSHDMLGINKGFSPRFLRRYLNLYEDIGNAVKRYVEDVKSKDFPNQNEQY, encoded by the coding sequence ATGTCTGTACATACCAATATAAAAAAGGTCACTACCCATACCCTGTTAGAAATGAAACGCAGGGGAGAAAAAATCTCCATGCTGACCGCTTATGATTTTTCCATGGCCCGTATTATCGATGCAGCCGGAATGGATGTTATTCTGGTAGGTGACTCTGCCAGTAATGTAATGGCAGGTCATGAAACAACTTTACCAATTACTTTAGATCAAATGATCTACCATGCCTCTTCTGTTATCCGTGCTGTTGAAAGAGCCTTGGTAGTAGTAGATCTTCCATTTGGTTCATACCAAGGAAATTCAAAAGAAGCACTCAACAGCGCCATCCGAATTATGAAAGAATCAGGTGCACATGCTGTAAAACTAGAAGGTGGTTTTGAAATTAAAGAAAGTATCGAACGTATTCTTACCGCCGGAATTCCGGTGATGGGTCACCTTGGTTTAACCCCCCAAAGCATTTACAAATTTGGAACCTACACCGTAAGAGCCAAAGAAGAAATGGAAGCCAAACGCCTAATCGAAGATGCACATAAATTACAAGATTATGGCTGTTTTGCCATAGTACTTGAAAAAATACCGGCTACCTTAGCTACTCAGGTTTCTCAAGAATTAACCATACCAACAATTGGAATTGGCGCCGGAAATGGTACCGATGGACAAGTATTGGTTTCACACGATATGTTAGGAATCAATAAAGGGTTTTCACCCAGGTTTTTACGTCGCTACCTCAACCTGTACGAAGACATAGGCAATGCCGTTAAAAGGTATGTGGAAGATGTGAAATCAAAGGATTTTCCTAACCAAAATGAACAATATTAA
- a CDS encoding NUDIX hydrolase, which translates to MSEKESAKSNSAFAQVNPNVSVDCVIFGFDGTDLKVLVIQRKAKPDDNPKESEFGLALPGNLVRDDESLDQAANRVLFELTGLENIYLEQFHTFGDPHRVKGSRDVEWLSRFRQNPDARVITVAYYSLIKLPSFELEAGSDSFAKKPVWYSVNAVPGLGFDHNLIVNKAIEMLKEKMRFHPIGFELLPKKFTLTQLQKLYEVIIGKPLDKRNFRRRVLNYGFLVPQDEKQTNVSHKPAMLYKFNKKKYEQFFRSDFDF; encoded by the coding sequence ATGTCAGAGAAAGAAAGTGCTAAATCAAACTCTGCTTTTGCACAAGTAAATCCAAACGTATCAGTCGATTGTGTCATTTTCGGATTTGATGGTACCGACCTCAAAGTACTCGTAATTCAACGAAAAGCCAAACCGGATGACAACCCCAAAGAATCTGAATTTGGATTGGCTCTTCCGGGTAACTTAGTTAGAGATGATGAAAGTCTGGATCAGGCAGCTAACAGGGTACTCTTCGAACTGACGGGATTAGAAAACATTTACCTCGAACAGTTTCACACCTTTGGTGACCCTCACCGGGTTAAAGGAAGCAGGGATGTGGAATGGCTCTCCAGATTTAGACAAAATCCGGATGCAAGAGTTATTACTGTTGCCTATTACTCCCTTATCAAATTACCTTCCTTTGAATTGGAAGCAGGAAGCGATTCCTTTGCAAAAAAACCGGTTTGGTATTCGGTGAATGCTGTTCCGGGCTTAGGATTCGACCATAACCTCATTGTAAACAAAGCCATTGAGATGCTTAAAGAAAAAATGCGTTTCCATCCCATTGGTTTCGAATTACTTCCCAAAAAATTTACCCTGACTCAACTCCAAAAATTGTACGAAGTAATTATCGGCAAACCCTTGGACAAACGCAATTTCAGAAGAAGGGTCCTCAATTATGGTTTTTTAGTACCACAAGACGAAAAACAAACCAATGTGAGTCATAAACCGGCCATGTTGTATAAGTTCAACAAGAAAAAGTATGAACAGTTTTTCCGCAGCGATTTTGATTTCTAA
- a CDS encoding glycosyltransferase family 39 protein, producing the protein MKLLESLEKLSLPKLCLALFMFALVWLIPNLGLVHLFDWDEINFAECAREMLVSGDYLTVQIDFKPFWEKPPFFIWLQALSMKLFGVNEFAARFPNAIAGAISMVLLFLLGNHLHHKKFGILWSFSFLGCLLPQFYFHSGIIDPWFNFFIFTSLVTLYFFVFEKASWSLLLASAFSGGLAILTKGPAALIVLGGTSFVLALFFPRQIFQKWLYLFGWLFLVLLVGGAWFFWLYLDGKSAVIQEFIHYQIRLFQTGEAGHAQPWYYHPVVLLIGCFPLSIPFLANQMSIFKTGKEWFKQPFQVLMFAFFWFSLILFSLATTKIVHYSSLCYYSITYFGITYLLQEKQSKWVAPINLTLGLVWALILFAIPIAGSYIQSHYQQIVSSGIIRDAFALENLKAEPVWDWLDYLPFIWLSIALGVSVFLYLKNKLLSSFVTQMLGITLALPLILGTFLAKIEAITQGAVIEFYQSKQNQNIEIRTMAYKSYAPYFYAQKGNLPKTDTLWMAKSTAKQELQQAHSHWKVVWEKNGFVAFQTKH; encoded by the coding sequence ATGAAATTGCTTGAAAGTTTAGAAAAGCTCTCGTTACCCAAGCTATGCCTGGCCCTTTTTATGTTTGCCCTTGTTTGGCTTATTCCTAACCTTGGCTTGGTTCATCTCTTTGATTGGGACGAAATTAACTTCGCCGAATGTGCCCGCGAAATGTTAGTTTCGGGCGATTACCTGACTGTTCAAATTGATTTCAAACCATTTTGGGAAAAACCACCCTTTTTTATTTGGCTTCAGGCTCTCAGCATGAAACTATTTGGGGTAAATGAATTTGCTGCCCGATTTCCCAATGCTATTGCCGGAGCAATTTCCATGGTCTTACTTTTCTTACTGGGAAACCATTTGCATCATAAAAAATTCGGAATTCTTTGGTCTTTTTCCTTCTTGGGATGCTTGCTCCCTCAATTTTATTTTCACTCCGGAATTATCGACCCTTGGTTTAACTTTTTCATCTTTACCTCTCTGGTCACCTTGTACTTTTTTGTATTTGAAAAAGCAAGTTGGTCCTTGCTACTTGCCTCGGCCTTTTCGGGAGGTTTAGCTATTTTAACCAAAGGTCCGGCAGCATTGATTGTACTTGGCGGAACTTCTTTTGTTCTTGCCCTGTTTTTCCCCCGACAAATCTTTCAAAAATGGCTTTACCTATTTGGTTGGCTATTCCTAGTATTGTTGGTAGGTGGAGCTTGGTTTTTTTGGCTTTACCTTGACGGGAAAAGTGCAGTAATTCAGGAATTTATTCATTACCAAATCAGGCTTTTCCAAACCGGTGAAGCCGGACATGCACAACCCTGGTATTATCACCCGGTGGTGTTGCTAATTGGATGTTTCCCCCTGAGCATTCCCTTTTTAGCCAACCAAATGTCTATTTTTAAAACCGGAAAAGAATGGTTTAAACAACCCTTTCAGGTATTGATGTTTGCTTTTTTTTGGTTTTCACTTATCCTGTTTTCCCTGGCAACAACCAAAATTGTACATTATTCTTCGCTTTGTTATTATTCTATCACCTATTTTGGTATTACATACTTGCTTCAGGAGAAGCAATCAAAATGGGTTGCCCCAATCAATTTAACCCTTGGATTGGTTTGGGCGCTCATCCTGTTTGCAATTCCGATTGCCGGATCTTATATTCAATCCCATTATCAACAAATCGTTTCATCAGGTATTATCCGCGACGCCTTTGCTTTAGAGAATTTAAAGGCTGAGCCAGTTTGGGATTGGTTGGATTATTTACCATTTATTTGGCTTAGTATCGCCTTGGGTGTAAGTGTGTTTTTATATCTGAAAAACAAATTGTTGTCATCCTTTGTAACCCAAATGTTGGGTATCACTTTGGCACTACCGCTCATTTTAGGGACCTTTCTTGCCAAAATTGAGGCCATTACGCAAGGAGCTGTAATTGAATTTTACCAAAGCAAGCAGAATCAAAATATAGAAATACGGACCATGGCGTATAAATCCTATGCTCCATATTTTTATGCCCAAAAAGGCAACTTACCCAAAACAGACACCTTGTGGATGGCAAAATCCACTGCAAAACAAGAACTTCAACAAGCACATAGCCATTGGAAAGTAGTTTGGGAGAAAAATGGATTTGTTGCCTTTCAAACCAAACACTAA
- the hisS gene encoding histidine--tRNA ligase, giving the protein MPIPKGTRDFGPSQTLKRKYILNTITQVFESYGFLPLETPAMENLETLTGKYGEEGDQLIFKILNNGDFLKDVDQKIIDNRELAKLSSAITGKALRYDLTVPFARFVSEHRHEITFPFRRYQIQNVWRADRPQRGRYREFLQCDADIIGTNSLVSEIELIKIFDTVFNRLNLQVVIKINNRKVLSGFAKAIQAEDKFTDLTIAIDKMDKVGLEGVEKELIQRGFEQNSIQAILQFLSLKELSYQEFKTQCEKYLEEEEFKLGIEELDAVFNTITSSGLSESSVLEFDPTLARGLNYYTGAIFEVKCNEGSLTSSICGGGRYDNLTGIFGLPGVSGVGISFGADRIYDILLELNKFPESNDRSTRVLLVNFSGLGQSEFMENFQLLESLRKADIPSEIYPDSAKLKKQFEYADKKGIPFVAVMGGNEITEGVVNMKNMQTGEQEKVKLPQVIDWLKAR; this is encoded by the coding sequence ATGCCAATACCCAAAGGAACCCGCGATTTCGGACCGTCTCAAACTTTAAAACGGAAATATATTCTGAACACTATTACCCAGGTTTTTGAAAGCTATGGATTTTTACCGCTGGAGACACCGGCTATGGAAAACCTTGAAACTTTGACCGGAAAATATGGGGAAGAAGGCGACCAACTCATTTTTAAAATCCTCAACAATGGCGATTTTTTAAAAGATGTTGATCAAAAAATTATAGACAACCGCGAACTTGCCAAACTTAGCTCAGCCATTACCGGTAAGGCTTTGCGCTACGACTTAACCGTTCCTTTTGCCCGATTTGTAAGTGAACACCGACATGAAATTACTTTCCCATTTAGGAGGTACCAAATACAAAATGTGTGGAGAGCTGACCGTCCTCAACGCGGACGATACCGTGAATTTTTGCAATGCGATGCCGATATCATTGGCACCAACAGTTTAGTTTCTGAAATTGAATTGATTAAGATTTTTGATACCGTTTTTAATCGCCTGAACCTGCAGGTGGTAATCAAAATTAATAATAGAAAGGTACTCTCCGGTTTTGCTAAAGCTATACAAGCAGAAGATAAGTTTACCGACCTCACAATTGCCATCGACAAAATGGATAAAGTTGGTCTGGAAGGCGTTGAAAAAGAACTGATTCAACGAGGCTTTGAACAAAACTCTATTCAGGCTATTCTTCAGTTTTTATCTCTAAAAGAATTATCCTATCAGGAATTTAAAACTCAGTGCGAAAAATACCTGGAAGAAGAAGAATTTAAATTGGGAATTGAAGAACTCGATGCTGTATTTAATACCATTACAAGTTCGGGACTTTCAGAGAGCAGCGTATTGGAGTTTGATCCAACCTTGGCTCGTGGACTTAATTATTACACCGGTGCCATTTTTGAGGTGAAATGCAACGAAGGTTCATTAACCAGCAGCATTTGTGGAGGTGGAAGATACGATAACCTTACCGGAATTTTTGGACTGCCCGGAGTTTCAGGCGTTGGTATTTCATTTGGTGCCGACCGAATTTACGACATTCTTCTGGAATTGAACAAATTTCCGGAAAGTAACGATCGCTCAACCCGGGTTTTACTGGTCAATTTTTCCGGATTAGGTCAATCTGAATTTATGGAAAACTTCCAACTTCTTGAATCCCTGCGCAAAGCAGATATTCCTTCCGAAATTTATCCCGATTCGGCCAAGCTCAAAAAGCAATTTGAATATGCCGACAAGAAGGGAATTCCATTTGTGGCCGTGATGGGCGGAAATGAGATTACCGAAGGAGTGGTGAATATGAAAAACATGCAAACCGGAGAACAGGAAAAGGTAAAACTTCCGCAAGTAATTGACTGGTTGAAAGCGAGGTAA
- a CDS encoding M48 family metallopeptidase → MFIAILLIIISGYLLSRLGEYLDLKSLTGKLPPRLHGIYDAERYQKMQDYEKETTRFSIISDTVSFVFTLLFLIAGGFGILDQFCRSITGNEVLLALLFFGILGISSEIISLPFSLYSTFVIEEKYGFNKTTPILYLTDKIKGLALGVVLGGTLLVAFIWFFQTFGELAWLIAWFFLSVVTLIFSMFYASWIVPLFNKLTPLETGELRSAIEKFCSQSGFSLNNVFVIDGSKRSTRANAYFSGFGPKKMIVLYDTLIAKHSTEELLAILAHEVGHYKKKHIIQSMLLSFLQSGFMLWMLNFLMNNSELALALGSVTPSIHLTLIGFGILFTPLSLLMGIGLNLLSRKNEYEADAFAAQSIGSQPLKSALTTLSVENLSNLQPHPFNVFISYSHPTLLQRLQALDTYDQA, encoded by the coding sequence ATGTTTATCGCCATACTACTAATAATTATTTCCGGTTATTTACTTAGTCGTTTAGGTGAATATTTGGATTTAAAATCCTTAACCGGTAAATTACCTCCCAGACTCCATGGCATTTATGATGCAGAAAGGTATCAAAAAATGCAGGATTATGAAAAAGAAACAACCCGTTTTTCCATTATTTCCGATACTGTTTCATTTGTTTTTACCCTTTTGTTTTTAATAGCAGGTGGATTTGGTATCCTTGACCAATTTTGCCGATCCATTACCGGCAATGAGGTATTATTAGCTCTACTTTTCTTTGGAATACTGGGGATAAGCTCTGAAATCATTTCTTTACCTTTTAGTTTGTATTCCACCTTTGTAATAGAGGAAAAATATGGTTTTAATAAAACTACCCCCATTTTGTATTTGACAGATAAAATAAAAGGTTTGGCTTTGGGCGTGGTTCTTGGAGGAACACTACTAGTTGCATTTATTTGGTTTTTTCAAACATTCGGAGAGTTGGCCTGGCTTATTGCCTGGTTTTTTTTAAGCGTGGTAACTTTGATTTTTTCGATGTTTTATGCATCCTGGATAGTTCCACTTTTTAACAAATTAACACCATTGGAAACCGGAGAATTGAGGTCGGCCATTGAAAAGTTTTGCAGTCAGTCAGGATTTAGTTTGAATAATGTTTTTGTAATAGATGGCTCCAAACGAAGTACAAGGGCAAATGCCTATTTCAGTGGATTCGGTCCCAAAAAAATGATTGTTCTCTACGATACCTTGATAGCCAAACATAGTACCGAAGAATTATTGGCTATTTTAGCCCATGAAGTCGGACATTACAAAAAAAAGCACATCATTCAATCCATGTTGCTTTCCTTTCTGCAATCCGGATTCATGCTTTGGATGTTAAACTTTTTAATGAACAATTCGGAACTAGCCCTTGCGCTTGGCTCCGTTACCCCATCCATTCATCTTACCCTGATCGGTTTTGGCATATTGTTTACTCCCCTTAGCTTATTAATGGGAATTGGATTAAACCTGCTTTCCAGAAAAAACGAATATGAGGCTGATGCCTTTGCAGCCCAATCCATTGGTTCCCAACCCTTAAAATCAGCATTGACAACCCTTTCGGTTGAGAACCTCAGCAACCTTCAACCGCATCCGTTCAACGTATTTATTTCTTACTCCCACCCTACCCTGTTGCAACGACTACAAGCGTTGGACACCTACGATCAAGCATGA
- the crtI gene encoding phytoene desaturase, with the protein MKRIGIIGSGFAGLSAAATLAKQGHEVHVFEKNDQVGGRATTWEKDGFMFDLGPSWYWMPEVFEQFYSKFGHTTSDFYELKRLDPSYRVFCENSEQVDLPASVPELFQLFETIQPGSSAGLQEFLHQAEIKYRVAMEKFVWMPGTNWTELLKWEIVKYVPQLNMFGSVSDYVSKFVTDKRLQQILEFPVLFLGAKPSETPALYTMMNHADLVLGTWYPMGGMVQIPRAFEKICRKQGVQFHLQSPVEKIEVSRGKATGIIANATFHPFDIVISGADYHHTETNLLKPEFQQYSANYWNTRKMAPSSLLYYVGLNKKLDHLKHHNLFFDTDFEPHANSIYKTNSWPQNPLFYLSVPSITDPSIAPEGKENIFILIPTAPGLEQTPEIEEKYFNLVLDRIEKATGQEIRSSILFKRNFGCTDFISRYNSYKGNAYGLANTLLQTANLKPRIKSNKVKDLWYCGQLTVPGPGVPPAIISGQIVASEIAKSSV; encoded by the coding sequence ATGAAACGAATAGGCATTATTGGCTCCGGATTTGCCGGTTTATCAGCAGCGGCCACCCTCGCAAAACAAGGCCATGAAGTGCATGTTTTTGAGAAAAATGATCAGGTTGGAGGTAGGGCTACTACCTGGGAAAAAGATGGATTTATGTTTGACCTAGGCCCAAGTTGGTATTGGATGCCCGAAGTATTTGAACAATTTTATTCTAAATTTGGTCACACCACTTCCGATTTTTATGAGCTAAAACGCTTGGATCCGTCGTACCGTGTTTTTTGTGAAAATTCGGAGCAAGTAGATTTGCCGGCCTCTGTTCCCGAATTGTTTCAACTGTTTGAAACAATTCAGCCTGGCAGTTCAGCCGGACTTCAGGAATTCCTGCATCAGGCTGAAATAAAATACAGGGTTGCTATGGAGAAGTTTGTTTGGATGCCCGGAACAAATTGGACCGAATTACTGAAATGGGAAATTGTTAAATATGTGCCTCAACTTAACATGTTTGGTTCGGTAAGCGATTACGTTTCCAAATTTGTTACCGATAAACGTTTGCAACAAATCCTTGAATTTCCGGTGCTATTTTTGGGAGCCAAACCTTCCGAAACCCCTGCACTTTATACCATGATGAACCATGCTGATTTGGTGTTGGGAACCTGGTATCCCATGGGCGGAATGGTGCAAATACCCCGTGCTTTTGAAAAAATTTGTCGAAAACAAGGCGTACAGTTCCACCTTCAAAGTCCGGTAGAAAAAATCGAAGTTAGCCGAGGAAAAGCTACAGGTATTATTGCCAACGCCACCTTTCACCCATTCGACATCGTGATTTCGGGAGCCGATTACCACCACACCGAAACCAACTTACTGAAACCGGAATTTCAACAGTATTCAGCCAACTATTGGAATACCAGAAAAATGGCCCCTTCCAGCCTACTCTATTACGTTGGACTTAATAAAAAACTAGACCATTTAAAGCACCACAACCTCTTTTTCGATACCGATTTTGAACCACATGCCAACAGCATTTACAAAACCAATTCCTGGCCCCAAAATCCCTTGTTTTACCTGTCTGTACCTTCTATCACTGACCCTTCCATCGCTCCTGAAGGAAAGGAAAATATTTTTATTCTGATCCCTACCGCTCCCGGACTAGAACAAACACCGGAAATAGAAGAAAAGTACTTTAACCTGGTTTTGGATAGAATTGAAAAAGCCACCGGACAAGAAATCCGATCCTCTATTCTTTTCAAACGAAACTTTGGATGCACTGATTTTATATCCAGGTACAATTCTTATAAAGGAAATGCCTATGGTTTAGCCAATACCTTATTGCAAACGGCCAACCTAAAACCTCGGATAAAAAGTAATAAAGTAAAAGATCTTTGGTATTGCGGACAATTGACTGTTCCAGGCCCCGGAGTACCTCCGGCTATAATTTCCGGACAAATTGTTGCTTCGGAAATTGCCAAATCATCGGTATAA
- the mutY gene encoding A/G-specific adenine glycosylase, with product MNQIHPASLPNMIGMHAFSKALVEWYIQNKRDLPWRKTKNPYYIWLSEVILQQTRVEQGLPYYLRFVETFPRLQDLAQAKDDEVMKLWQGLGYYSRARNMLTTARIVWKDYGGEFPALHSQILGLKGIGDYTAAAISSISFDLPYAVVDGNVQRVLSRVFNESTPVNSTQGKKVFASLAKSLLPESNAGTFNQAVMELGALVCTPQKPLCQVCPVATFCLAKQEGTWLDLPRKLPKTKVQQRILTYLVPNFDHQTLVRLRTGQDIYKGLYEFPLLEGELDPEQLKTFACSLGKIKSLGTASKVYRHLLSHRDIRCQFVTVEYISLEHSPFEKIEWSKFSGLPISKLIDRWWEDHKGEYL from the coding sequence ATGAATCAAATTCATCCTGCATCTTTGCCAAACATGATCGGTATGCATGCATTTTCAAAAGCTTTGGTAGAATGGTATATCCAAAACAAACGTGATTTGCCATGGAGAAAGACTAAAAATCCTTATTATATCTGGCTTTCAGAGGTGATTTTACAACAGACAAGGGTAGAGCAAGGTTTGCCCTATTACCTTCGGTTTGTAGAAACCTTTCCACGGTTGCAAGATTTGGCTCAGGCAAAAGACGACGAAGTAATGAAACTTTGGCAAGGTTTGGGTTATTACAGTCGCGCCCGAAATATGTTAACAACCGCCCGGATTGTTTGGAAGGATTATGGAGGTGAATTTCCGGCACTTCATTCGCAAATTTTGGGTTTGAAGGGAATTGGCGATTATACTGCTGCAGCTATTTCCTCTATATCATTTGATTTGCCATATGCGGTGGTGGATGGAAATGTGCAGCGGGTGCTTTCCCGGGTTTTTAATGAATCAACCCCGGTTAATTCTACCCAAGGCAAAAAAGTATTTGCTTCCTTGGCCAAATCCTTATTGCCCGAATCAAATGCCGGAACTTTTAACCAGGCCGTAATGGAATTGGGCGCATTGGTTTGTACTCCGCAAAAGCCTCTTTGCCAAGTTTGTCCGGTTGCAACTTTTTGTTTGGCTAAACAGGAAGGTACTTGGTTGGATTTGCCCAGGAAACTACCGAAAACCAAGGTGCAGCAAAGGATATTAACTTACCTGGTGCCCAATTTCGACCACCAAACCCTGGTTAGGTTAAGAACCGGACAAGATATTTACAAGGGATTGTACGAATTTCCACTTTTGGAAGGGGAATTGGATCCGGAGCAATTGAAAACTTTTGCCTGTTCACTGGGGAAGATAAAAAGTTTGGGGACAGCTTCTAAAGTTTACCGTCATTTATTGTCGCATCGCGATATCCGTTGCCAATTTGTAACTGTCGAATATATTAGCCTGGAACATTCTCCATTTGAAAAAATAGAATGGTCCAAATTTTCCGGGTTGCCGATTAGTAAATTAATTGACCGATGGTGGGAGGATCACAAAGGAGAGTATTTGTAA